A stretch of Helicobacter pylori oki112 DNA encodes these proteins:
- a CDS encoding HU family DNA-binding protein has protein sequence MNKAEFIDLVKEAGKYNSKREAEEAISAFTLAVETALSKGESVELVGFGKFETAEQKGKEGKVPGSDKTYKTEDKRVPKFKPGKILKQKVEEGQ, from the coding sequence ATGAACAAAGCAGAATTTATTGATTTGGTTAAAGAAGCAGGTAAATACAACAGCAAAAGAGAAGCCGAAGAAGCGATCAGTGCCTTTACTCTAGCGGTAGAGACAGCTTTAAGCAAGGGTGAAAGCGTGGAGTTGGTTGGTTTTGGCAAATTTGAAACCGCAGAGCAAAAAGGCAAAGAAGGTAAAGTGCCAGGAAGCGATAAAACTTATAAAACTGAAGACAAACGGGTGCCTAAATTCAAACCCGGCAAAATCCTTAAACAAAAAGTTGAAGAAGGCCAATAA
- the der gene encoding ribosome biogenesis GTPase Der: MNTSHKTLKTIAILGQPNVGKSSLFNRLARERIAITSDFAGTTRDINKRKIALNGHEVELLDTGGMAKDALLSKEIKALNLKAAQMSDLILYVVDGKSIPSDEDLKLFREIFKTNPNCFLVINKIDNDKEKERAYAFFSFGMPKSFNISVSHNRGISALIDAILSALDLNQIIEQDLDADILESLENNAPKEETKEEEIIQVGIIGRVNVGKSSLLNALTKKERSLVSSVAGTTIDPIDETILIGDQKICFVDTAGIRHRGKILGIEKYALERTQKALEKSHIALLVLDVSAPFVELDEKISSLADKHSLGIILILNKWDIRYAPYEEIMAALKRKFRFLEYAPVITTSCLKTHHIDEIKHKIIEVYECFSKRIPTSLLNSVIFQATQKHPLPSDGGKLVKVYYATQFATKPPQISLIMNRPKALHFSYKRYLINTLRKEFNFLGTPLILNAKDKKSTQQN, encoded by the coding sequence ATGAATACAAGCCATAAAACTTTAAAAACCATTGCGATTTTAGGCCAGCCTAATGTGGGGAAAAGCTCGTTATTTAACCGCCTGGCTAGAGAAAGGATCGCTATCACTTCAGATTTTGCAGGCACTACACGAGACATTAACAAACGAAAAATCGCATTGAATGGCCATGAAGTGGAATTGCTAGATACAGGGGGCATGGCTAAAGACGCTCTTTTGTCTAAAGAAATCAAAGCCCTTAATTTAAAAGCCGCTCAAATGAGCGATTTGATTTTATATGTTGTGGATGGCAAGTCTATCCCTAGCGATGAAGATCTTAAACTTTTTAGAGAGATTTTTAAAACCAACCCTAACTGCTTTTTAGTGATCAATAAAATTGATAACGACAAAGAAAAAGAGCGAGCTTATGCGTTTTTTTCTTTTGGCATGCCAAAGAGTTTTAACATTTCCGTTTCGCACAATAGAGGCATTAGCGCCTTAATTGATGCGATATTGAGCGCGCTGGATTTGAATCAAATCATAGAGCAGGATCTGGATGCGGATATTTTAGAAAGCCTAGAAAATAACGCACCAAAAGAAGAAACTAAAGAAGAAGAGATCATTCAAGTAGGCATCATTGGGAGGGTGAATGTGGGCAAAAGCTCGCTCTTAAACGCGCTCACAAAAAAAGAAAGGAGTCTTGTTTCTAGCGTGGCTGGCACTACCATTGACCCCATAGATGAAACCATTCTAATAGGCGATCAAAAAATTTGCTTTGTGGATACCGCTGGCATCAGGCATAGGGGTAAAATTTTAGGCATTGAAAAATACGCGCTAGAACGCACGCAAAAAGCATTAGAAAAATCCCACATCGCGCTTTTAGTTTTAGACGTGAGTGCACCTTTTGTGGAATTGGACGAAAAGATCAGCTCTTTAGCGGATAAACACTCTTTAGGCATCATTCTTATTTTAAACAAATGGGACATCCGCTACGCCCCTTATGAAGAAATCATGGCGGCTTTAAAAAGGAAATTCCGCTTTTTAGAATACGCCCCCGTGATCACAACCAGCTGCTTAAAAACGCACCATATAGATGAGATCAAGCATAAAATCATAGAAGTCTATGAGTGTTTTTCAAAACGCATTCCCACAAGCTTGCTCAATAGCGTGATTTTTCAAGCCACCCAAAAACACCCCTTGCCAAGCGATGGAGGGAAATTAGTGAAAGTGTATTACGCCACGCAATTTGCCACCAAACCCCCTCAAATCTCTCTTATAATGAATCGCCCTAAAGCCTTGCATTTCAGTTACAAACGCTATTTGATTAACACCTTAAGGAAAGAATTTAATTTTTTAGGCACGCCTTTAATCCTTAACGCTAAAGATAAAAAAAGCACCCAACAAAATTAA
- a CDS encoding spermidine synthase: MWITQEITPYLRKEYTIEAKLLDVRSEHNILEIFKSKDFGEIAMLNRQLLFKNFLHIESELLAHMGGCTKKELKEVLIVDGFDLELAHQLFKYDTRIDFVQADEKILDSFISFFPHFHEVKNNKNFAHAKQLLDLDIKKYDLILCLQEPDIHKMDGLKRMLKEDGVFISVAKHPLLEHVSMQNALKNMGGVFSVAMPFVAPLRILSNKGYIYASFKTHPLKDLMTPKIEALTSVRYYNEDIHRAAFALPKNLQEVFKDNIKS; the protein is encoded by the coding sequence ATGTGGATCACCCAAGAAATCACGCCGTATTTGCGTAAAGAATACACCATAGAAGCGAAATTATTAGATGTTAGAAGCGAGCATAATATCTTAGAGATTTTTAAATCTAAGGATTTTGGTGAAATTGCGATGCTCAACCGCCAATTATTGTTCAAGAATTTTTTGCACATTGAAAGCGAGTTGCTCGCTCATATGGGGGGTTGCACTAAAAAAGAGCTTAAAGAAGTTTTGATTGTGGATGGGTTTGATTTGGAATTAGCCCACCAGCTTTTTAAATACGACACGCGTATAGATTTTGTGCAAGCGGATGAAAAGATTTTAGACAGCTTCATTAGTTTTTTCCCCCATTTCCATGAAGTGAAAAACAACAAGAATTTCGCGCACGCTAAACAACTCTTAGATTTAGACATTAAAAAATACGATTTGATTCTTTGCTTGCAAGAGCCAGATATTCATAAAATGGATGGTTTAAAAAGAATGCTTAAAGAAGATGGGGTGTTTATTTCTGTAGCCAAACACCCATTATTAGAGCATGTGAGCATGCAAAACGCCCTTAAAAACATGGGCGGAGTTTTTTCTGTTGCTATGCCTTTTGTAGCGCCTTTAAGGATTTTGAGCAACAAGGGTTATATTTACGCTTCTTTTAAAACCCACCCCTTAAAAGATTTAATGACGCCAAAAATAGAAGCGCTAACAAGCGTGAGATACTATAACGAAGACATTCATAGGGCTGCATTCGCTTTGCCTAAAAATTTACAAGAAGTCTTTAAAGACAATATCAAATCTTAA
- the coaE gene encoding dephospho-CoA kinase (Dephospho-CoA kinase (CoaE) performs the final step in coenzyme A biosynthesis.): protein MVLKNAIALTGGIGTGKSTTIKILESQGYPILDADKIAHQLLQEHRFKIAQHFGSDILEKDILNRKKLGAIVFQNANELKWLEDFLHPLIRECMLKKAYELEKNHQAYFLDIPLFFEVGGKKRYPVSKVVLIYAPRALQIERLLERDKLKEAEILQRLACQMDIEQKRAMSDYVIDNSSSLKDLNKQVERFLKTLL from the coding sequence ATGGTTTTAAAAAACGCTATCGCTCTGACAGGGGGGATAGGCACCGGTAAAAGCACCACCATTAAAATATTAGAATCGCAAGGTTATCCAATCTTAGATGCGGATAAGATCGCTCATCAATTATTGCAAGAGCACCGGTTTAAAATCGCCCAACATTTTGGATCAGATATTTTAGAAAAGGATATTTTGAATCGCAAAAAACTTGGCGCGATCGTGTTTCAAAACGCTAATGAGTTAAAATGGCTAGAGGATTTTTTACACCCCTTAATCCGTGAGTGCATGCTTAAAAAAGCCTATGAATTAGAAAAGAATCATCAAGCGTATTTTTTAGACATCCCTTTGTTTTTTGAAGTGGGGGGTAAAAAACGCTATCCTGTGAGTAAAGTGGTTTTAATCTATGCACCAAGAGCTTTACAGATTGAGCGTCTTTTAGAGCGAGACAAACTCAAAGAAGCTGAAATCTTGCAGCGCTTAGCTTGTCAAATGGATATAGAGCAAAAACGCGCCATGAGCGATTATGTTATAGACAACAGCTCCAGTTTAAAAGATTTGAATAAGCAAGTTGAACGCTTTTTAAAAACGCTCTTATAA
- the gatA gene encoding Asp-tRNA(Asn)/Glu-tRNA(Gln) amidotransferase subunit GatA, translating into MITLKQALSLSQDELETLKNEIDAKVRASDLNAYIKAPSLNGASAKGVPILIKDNISVKGWEITCSSKILKGYIAPYHASVMENLHQNSMAGFGLSNMDEFAMGSTTESSCYGITKNPRDKNRVPGGSSGGSAAAVAGGLAVAALGSDTGGSIRQPASYCGCVGLKPTYGRVSRYGLIAYCSSFDQIGPITQNVEDASILFDAISGHDSKDSTSANLKPTQTFKNLNREKRFKIAILRDHIKDASHEVQLAYENTLKALKEMGHEIVEKKMLDSHYQISIYYIISMAEASSNLARFDGVRYGRRAQNVKDLKELYLKSRSEGFGDEVKRRIMLGNFVLSSGYYDAYYLKAQQMRLMIKEQYNKIFEEVDLIFTPVAPTSAHLFNYHASPLEMYLSDIYTIGANLSGLPALSLPVAKDPLGLPIGMQFIAKAFDEQSLLDVSYALEQELDLKLD; encoded by the coding sequence ATGATCACTTTAAAACAAGCCCTTTCTTTATCCCAAGATGAATTAGAAACCCTTAAAAACGAAATTGACGCTAAGGTTAGAGCTTCAGATTTGAACGCTTATATTAAAGCCCCTAGTCTTAATGGCGCTAGCGCTAAGGGTGTGCCAATCCTTATTAAAGACAATATCAGCGTTAAGGGGTGGGAAATCACTTGCTCCAGTAAGATTTTAAAAGGCTATATCGCTCCTTATCATGCGAGCGTGATGGAAAACTTGCACCAAAACAGCATGGCAGGGTTTGGGCTTTCTAACATGGACGAGTTTGCGATGGGAAGCACCACAGAGTCTAGTTGCTATGGGATCACTAAAAACCCACGAGACAAAAACAGAGTGCCTGGAGGGAGTAGCGGAGGGAGTGCAGCAGCCGTGGCGGGTGGCTTAGCGGTGGCGGCTTTAGGGAGCGATACGGGCGGGTCTATCAGGCAGCCGGCGAGCTATTGCGGGTGCGTGGGGTTAAAGCCCACTTATGGGAGAGTGAGCCGTTATGGTTTGATTGCGTATTGTTCTAGTTTTGATCAAATCGGGCCTATCACGCAAAATGTGGAAGACGCTTCTATTTTATTTGACGCCATTAGCGGGCATGATAGCAAGGACTCCACGAGCGCGAATCTCAAACCCACGCAAACCTTTAAAAACCTTAACAGAGAAAAACGCTTTAAAATCGCTATCTTAAGAGATCACATTAAAGATGCGAGCCATGAAGTGCAACTCGCTTATGAAAACACCCTTAAAGCCTTGAAAGAAATGGGGCATGAGATTGTGGAAAAAAAGATGCTGGATTCGCATTATCAAATCTCTATCTATTACATTATCAGCATGGCTGAAGCGAGTTCGAATCTGGCCAGATTTGATGGGGTTCGTTATGGGAGGAGAGCTCAAAATGTTAAAGATTTGAAAGAATTGTATCTCAAAAGCCGTAGTGAAGGTTTTGGCGATGAGGTGAAACGGCGCATCATGTTAGGGAATTTTGTCTTAAGCAGCGGGTATTATGACGCTTATTATTTGAAAGCCCAGCAAATGCGTTTGATGATTAAAGAGCAATACAACAAGATTTTTGAAGAAGTGGATTTGATTTTCACCCCTGTAGCTCCCACGAGCGCTCATTTATTCAATTACCATGCAAGCCCTTTAGAAATGTATTTGAGCGATATTTACACGATTGGGGCGAATTTGAGCGGTTTGCCGGCCCTTTCTTTACCGGTCGCTAAAGATCCTTTAGGCTTGCCCATAGGGATGCAATTCATTGCTAAGGCTTTTGATGAGCAAAGCCTTTTAGATGTTTCTTACGCTTTAGAGCAAGAATTAGATTTAAAATTAGATTAA
- the guaB gene encoding IMP dehydrogenase: protein MRILQRALTFEDVLMVPRKSSVLPKDVSLKSRLTKNISLNIPFISAAMDTVTEHKTAIAMARLGGIGIVHKNMDIQTQVKEITKVKKSESGVINDPIFIHAHRTLADAKVITDNYKISGVPVVDDKGLLIGILTNRDVRFETDLSKKVGDVMTKMPLVTAHVGISLEEARDLMHKHKIEKLPIVDKDNVLKGLITIKDIQKRIEYPEANKDDFGRLRVGAAIGVGQLDRAEMLVKAGVDALVLDSAHGHSANILHTLEEIKKSLVVDVIVGNVVTKEATSDLINAGADAVKVGIGPGSICTTRIVAGVGMPQVSAIDNCVGVASKFDIPVIADGGIRYSGDVAKALALGASSVMIGSLLAGTEESPGDFMIYQGRQYKSYRGMGSIGAMTKGSSDRYFQEGVASEKLVPEGIEGRVPYRGKVSDMIFQLVGGVRSSMGYQGAKNILELYQNAEFVEITSAGLKESHVHGVDITKEAPNYYG, encoded by the coding sequence ATGAGAATTTTACAAAGGGCTTTGACTTTTGAAGATGTGTTGATGGTGCCTAGAAAATCTAGCGTTTTACCTAAAGATGTGAGCTTAAAGTCTCGCCTAACCAAAAACATTAGTTTGAATATCCCCTTTATCAGTGCGGCTATGGATACGGTTACAGAGCATAAAACCGCTATCGCTATGGCGCGCCTTGGGGGTATTGGCATCGTGCATAAAAACATGGATATTCAAACGCAAGTTAAAGAAATCACTAAAGTTAAAAAAAGCGAGAGCGGGGTGATTAATGATCCTATTTTTATCCATGCACACAGGACGCTAGCGGACGCTAAAGTCATAACGGATAATTACAAGATCTCAGGCGTGCCTGTGGTAGATGATAAGGGGTTGTTGATTGGGATTTTAACCAACAGAGATGTGCGCTTTGAAACCGATTTGAGTAAAAAAGTGGGCGATGTGATGACTAAAATGCCTTTAGTTACCGCTCATGTGGGCATCAGTTTGGAAGAGGCTAGGGACTTGATGCACAAGCATAAGATTGAAAAATTGCCCATTGTGGATAAGGATAATGTTTTAAAAGGCTTGATTACGATTAAGGACATTCAAAAACGCATTGAATACCCTGAAGCCAATAAAGATGATTTTGGGAGGTTGAGAGTGGGGGCGGCTATTGGAGTGGGGCAGTTGGATAGGGCTGAAATGCTGGTTAAAGCCGGAGTGGATGCGTTGGTGTTAGACAGCGCGCATGGGCATTCAGCTAATATTTTACACACTTTAGAAGAGATTAAAAAAAGCTTGGTAGTGGATGTGATTGTGGGGAATGTGGTGACTAAAGAAGCCACAAGCGATTTGATTAACGCGGGAGCGGACGCTGTTAAAGTGGGTATTGGGCCAGGAAGCATTTGCACCACTAGGATTGTGGCTGGGGTAGGAATGCCTCAAGTGAGCGCAATTGATAATTGCGTAGGAGTGGCGTCTAAATTTGATATTCCTGTGATTGCAGATGGAGGGATCCGCTATTCAGGCGATGTGGCTAAGGCTTTAGCTTTGGGGGCATCAAGCGTGATGATAGGCTCTTTACTCGCTGGCACAGAAGAATCTCCAGGGGATTTTATGATTTACCAAGGGAGGCAATATAAAAGCTATAGGGGCATGGGTAGCATTGGGGCTATGACAAAAGGGAGCTCTGATAGGTATTTTCAAGAGGGCGTGGCGAGTGAAAAGTTAGTCCCAGAAGGCATTGAAGGGCGTGTGCCTTATCGTGGTAAGGTTTCGGATATGATTTTCCAATTAGTAGGGGGCGTGCGTTCTTCTATGGGGTATCAGGGGGCGAAAAATATTTTGGAATTGTATCAAAACGCTGAATTTGTAGAAATCACTAGCGCAGGATTAAAAGAAAGCCATGTGCATGGCGTGGATATTACTAAAGAAGCCCCTAATTATTATGGGTGA